Genomic segment of Saccharomycodes ludwigii strain NBRC 1722 chromosome VI, whole genome shotgun sequence:
AACTgacttcttctttttattattatcgttacatttcaataaaatttctATCTGTTTTATTCTATCAATACAAGTTTGAAATTTCTCCTGCTCTTCAATAGCTTTGTATCCATTTAATTCGGTccattttttaagaaatgtatttttaattttacgTTTAACCATTTTTCTTAAGTACAAATAATTTCTTGGAATATTTAATCCCCTTTTCATTACTAGTAAATCCAATTCCTTATTACCTAGCATTTTATGATTTATCTTAACGTTATgctttatattatttgacTTTCCCCCCCTCTTTACCTTATCTAGAGTTGCATCTTTCTCAAATTGTTCAGTATTTTTACTAACGACAGATGGATTGACCAAAGATGGAGAAACAGATGTAACATTCCGTATCACTGGGCTTTCAGCATATTGAGTTCCTACCAAATTACcattataatatacttCTCCGATTTGAGTTACGTGGAAAGATGGtgtactttttttaaacaaactTAAGAAATGAGTATCTGggatatataataatctgAAAAAATCGCAATGATAAACTATACTTTCTTTACgatataaataattggatgaataaaagaaaaattgcaTTGAACCTAAGATACCTTTGATATCAGTTGTGCCATTGTTTTTAGATTTTGTGCTATTTGTTTTcctaaatttaataaaattatttggaCAACAATGCCTTGTGCTTTGATTTTTAACTGCCATAACTTcatcatttattttatgcTGAGGATCAAAGATATGTGAATATTTGGTTAGTTCGTTTATggttttcttatttttaccattaATAGAATTACCAGCGTTGGGAGTAATACTATCTTTTATTGGTCTAATGAAAAACTCTCTGACTCTATTACAATTGGGATTCatctatttctttttattatttgcttGATGAATTGCTTTTTAGTAGATATTTAGTTGTCTATTTATAATGATGAATATGTTTGGATTttatctattattatttttttcttgaaagaagaagaaaaaaaaaagtgaaaaaaaaaagtgaaaaaaaaaagtgaaaaaaaaagtgaaaaaaaaagtgaaaaaaatggaaaaaaaaaaaaaaaaacttataaaagtatataccattttacaaaaaaaaaaatctattttCTGATGAGTATTATTCAGTCGTATTCCGTTAAAACTTATTACTAAATCAGAACAAAGACacacaaataaaaataaattcttttaataaataatgtcATCTCCGGCTACATCTTCATTTGAAGTTATTTTCCACAACGGGCtgagaaaaattaaacctTATTACGATTCTCGAAAAACATTTGTTAAAGGTAGATGGTTTGGCAAAACCTTGCTGCAAATATTAACTGatgaatttaaatataatacaaAAGAACAACATTTAGAAAGTAtcaaaaaaggaaatttcACATTACTTAGGCCCAAAAATAAGGATTATATTACTAAAACAACTAATTATAAAAGCAGTGGTATAGAAAATGACCCTAGTTACGAAAAATTAGGTTTCGAACAATTATTAGCTACCACagttgaaaataaagacaTATTATTGAGTGTCTTACACAAACACGAGCCACCTATTCTTCAATGGTGTCGTGAAGAACTAACAACCAACAATGAACATGAccagaaaaagttaatatGCGGAATTGAAGTGGTTTATGAAGATGAGGAAATTTTGGTAATTAATAAACCAAGTGGAATTCCAATTCATCCAacttcaaatttttatcaaaatacTTTGGTACAGTTGCTTTACAATGAAGTTGGTATCGAATTCTGTCCATGCTATAGATTAGATAAAATTACTTCAggattattaatattgggCAAAAATGGCAAAATAGCCAATAAAATTCAACAAAGAATACGTGCTCGCaatatgaataaaatatacTTTGCTAGAGTCAGAGGGAGGTTCCCAGGTAAACCACTTATAGAAATGGCTCATAATAAcgctgaaaaaaaagagatacAAGACGATATCTTTAATAAACTATTTATGGATGAAAAAACTTttgatattataaaaaaaaccacTCCAATATATTCAATTGATCCCAAAAAGCAATACCCAGCAGGGTTAGGTGTTCCGAAAAACGCAGAAACTTggtttcaattttataaatatcttCCCGAACAAAATCAATCGATTGTAATTTGCAAACCATTAACTGGCAGAACCCACCAAATCAGAATACATTTGTCTAGAATAGGCCATCCGATAGTAGGCGATCCATTTTATGACCCCGTCACAGCCACATATCCTAAAAGactaaacttttttttaaatcatgAAGATTGGACTaaagatttaattttagaagAGGGTAGAAAACAGATATTTGAAGAATTGATGCAAGAATTTAAAGATGTTCAAGAAATAAGGGGTAAGGAAGATAAATACTGTGAAGAATGTGGCGGACTCATAATGTGTGATCCTCCCAAACGTGAATTATCGCTATATTTACACgcatttaaatattattctgACGACGGcttatataattatcaaACAAGTCCACCAGAGTGGATTGAttaagtgaaaaaaaaaaaaaataaaaaaaagagaagcaaacaaagaataaaatctaaaaaatatttcataataattagaaaaaataaagtataCTTAAAAGACAAATTACAATTAAAGtcagaataaaaaaaaaaaaaaaaaaaaaatttggaaacaCATGTATAGTAATTACCAACCAACAAAGCTTCTCGGGACAGCCCTAAAAACTCTTAATTTACCACTCTTCATATCAGCCAATTTGTAACTATTTTGAACAACCTTTCCACCTTTATCTTCAATAACtctaaatttgtttttagaaaaatcgTATTCAGTAACAATAGCACTAAATAAAGTGTTGTTTTCACCTACCTCTTTCGTGCTTGAACTATGAACAAGACGTTTGTGTTGAAATTTAGCTTTTCTTAACACTATAATATCACCCGGCTTAACTCTACTCAAATCCTGTTCATTAAAGTGATTGTTAGCAGCGGATTCTGGGGAATAACGGAAAACACAGATACCAAAAGTCCGTTTACCAATCGTTGGAATTAGTGcaaaatcatttaataaCGAAGACAAAACTTTAGTAACCATAGTACCCTCACTAATAGGTTGATTCAAAAGCCCAACagttttttggaaaatttgaatattGCTAGTTTTTCCAAGCTCTTCAAGCTTGCTCAAATCGTTTTGGTAAGGTATAAATTTTTGAGTAAATAATGGTCTTTTAGAGGAGTCTCCAGTAAATACAAAAGATAGCTGTAACTGCGAAAAATcttcaaataaaatgtaATAGTCTCTCAATCTCCATATTTCACCCAATCTCTTTTTCACTTTAATATCTTGAACTTCATAAATATGTTTAAATTTGCTGCCTTTAATGCAAGTTTCGGGCAATTCACCACGCATCCACCATTGTGAATTATCACTTGGATCATAAGCACAACATGGTGTATCCCCGCTCTTGGCAGATAGGGGATACGATTCAACGGTCGAAGAACGCTTAATTGGAGATTGTTGCACATTTACTGGAATTGGTGGTGCTGCACCAGAGGGTGAAGTTGGAACTGGTAGCGGAGGAACAGCTTCTGGTGCTTTAGTTTGGACAGCAGGTACTGCAGGAACGTTCTGACTTTCTGTAAAGGTTGGTGGAACTGGTGCATGTGATGGGACTGGTGGTGGTGGAATACCCGATGGAATAGGTGGTGCAACAACTTCCGGTGCTTTGGTCTGGATAGAAGGTGCTGCAGGAAGTTGTTGGTTTTCTGTCGAAGTTGGTGGAACTGGTGCATGTGATGGAACTGGTGGTGGCGGAATACCCGATGGAATAGGTGGTGCAACAACTTCTGATGCTTTGGTCTGGACAGCAGGTACTGCAGGAACGTGCTGACTTTCTGTAAAGGTTGGCGGAACTGGTGCATGCGATGGAACTGGAGGAGGAGGTGGTGGTGCCTTAGAGTGAGCAAATGACATAGATCCGGCAGTAGAACTTAATCGATGCGAAGggggaggaggaggaggtGGTGGTGCAGCCCCAGTTGTTTGAGCCTGTTCAGTATTTACATTTGACGTTGGTGGTGAATTAAAATGTTGTTTTGCGGAAATATTCGAATCCTTATGCTTGGATGCAATTTCGCTTGAATCATAAAATTCATCATCCTCTTCTTCAGTCCCACTCATTGAAGTGTCAGGATTATCTGAAGTTTTGTTTGTATTTGGGATCGGTGGTGCACCggaattagaaaaattattcagAGGTACATTTGCCATACCCTCAGAAGTTACACCACCTTCAGAAGAGGAAATATATCCGGTAGATTCCTGGATAGTATTAGTTGGTACTTCATCCATCATATGAGAAACGGCTGGTGCTGCAGCTTCTTGTGCATCCCCAATTTTTGTAGAGGCAAAGAGAGGATCAAGTGTTTCACTTATTCCATCTGTATCAACAGTACCAGAAGCTAAGCCGGGGATATTCTTTTGTGAAACAACTTCAGAAGCAGATAAATTAGATTGTTTTCTATCCAAAATTATATTCTCCTCGACATCAGCTTCCTCACCAGGTGTATCTAATGGGTTGATCGTATTTGAAGGCATGCCCTTTTGAACATGTGGATTAACACCACCCaataactttttatattcatGGCCCGAAGTTTCACTCATTGTTGGTGTCTCAGGTTCATCTTCATTAATTTCCTGTTCTTTCTCATCAGATTTTGTTTTACTTTCTACTTGCTCTtgtgttttctttttgcttaataaatttaacgCAGTTGGATCGGCAAATGGCATGACTGGAATTGCTTGAGGCAAAGAGGTcatttcatcatcatctttttGTCTAGTATTATTGCTAACATAATTAGTATTTGGCTTCGTAGGTTTAGCGGAAGGCATCGGCATACCAAAGGGATTAAAAGCATTTCCAGCACCTAGTCCAAATCTTCCAGCCCCAGCCAATTTAGCCATTCTTTCCCGCAAGGCTGTAAGGCGAGCTTCctcttcattttcttcagTCTGTTTCTGCCCTTGCTCTGTTTCTggttctttttcttcaaaactTTCCTTTGCATCAGAGTCTTGAGTAACACTTTCGGGGTTCCCTTCAACAGCCGATTGCTCCCGTTCAATATTTTGAGAGTTGTCAGGAATAGAAGCGGAGCCATTTTGAGGGATTGGTGGTGGTATAGTATCTTGTACTTTTGGTTGGATTTTAACATCTGATATTTCT
This window contains:
- the PET130 gene encoding Pet130p (similar to Saccharomyces cerevisiae YJL023C | PET130 | PETite colonies), whose translation is MNPNCNRVREFFIRPIKDSITPNAGNSINGKNKKTINELTKYSHIFDPQHKINDEVMAVKNQSTRHCCPNNFIKFRKTNSTKSKNNGTTDIKGILGSMQFFFYSSNYLYRKESIVYHCDFFRLLYIPDTHFLSLFKKSTPSFHVTQIGEVYYNGNLVGTQYAESPVIRNVTSVSPSLVNPSVVSKNTEQFEKDATLDKVKRGGKSNNIKHNVKINHKMLGNKELDLLVMKRGLNIPRNYLYLRKMVKRKIKNTFLKKWTELNGYKAIEEQEKFQTCIDRIKQIEILLKCNDNNKKKKSVNSTEEFLRRNVLETEKNDLLKVLKDNCKYIDNLGRTKRGVAKNGIYMFQILIFPDDRTIDEFKVHVNKSVQIVSEKDWYKQIDFWVNIVNNKVNINTLNGILKKEGLMYKVYEK
- the PUS6 gene encoding pseudouridine synthase PUS6 (similar to Saccharomyces cerevisiae YGR169C | PUS6 | PseudoUridine Synthase), with the protein product MSSPATSSFEVIFHNGLRKIKPYYDSRKTFVKGRWFGKTLLQILTDEFKYNTKEQHLESIKKGNFTLLRPKNKDYITKTTNYKSSGIENDPSYEKLGFEQLLATTVENKDILLSVLHKHEPPILQWCREELTTNNEHDQKKLICGIEVVYEDEEILVINKPSGIPIHPTSNFYQNTLVQLLYNEVGIEFCPCYRLDKITSGLLILGKNGKIANKIQQRIRARNMNKIYFARVRGRFPGKPLIEMAHNNAEKKEIQDDIFNKLFMDEKTFDIIKKTTPIYSIDPKKQYPAGLGVPKNAETWFQFYKYLPEQNQSIVICKPLTGRTHQIRIHLSRIGHPIVGDPFYDPVTATYPKRLNFFLNHEDWTKDLILEEGRKQIFEELMQEFKDVQEIRGKEDKYCEECGGLIMCDPPKRELSLYLHAFKYYSDDGLYNYQTSPPEWID
- the BBC1 gene encoding Bbc1p (similar to Saccharomyces cerevisiae YJL020C | BBC1 | Bni1 synthetic lethal and Bee1 (las17) Complex member) codes for the protein MSEPTPPFKVISVYPYTSDYEDDLHFDKDVVITVETIEDDEWYFGTYTDSNGNNNEGIFPKSFVQIFTGTNKVEQPRTTEEAQVIDEPHIAEESHITEESQVIEEPHITEESHITEEPQVIEEQHVPHKNNHNPFLRNTAGSNTSSSTASNEYRKSFIPDIPKNFKLPTFNEEDSEIKNSQVKQISANELPKQSLADKIQSIKRHQTEDEFGTSNNNDKSNNAVNNDGTGSANGSNIEANSESKMSLKERIAMLQAQQKLQLLKEQELLNKQQQEQQQQEQQQQEQQQQGGTDPSEVITGGETVQKEIDGEDEGDQRTLEISDVKIQPKVQDTIPPPIPQNGSASIPDNSQNIEREQSAVEGNPESVTQDSDAKESFEEKEPETEQGQKQTEENEEEARLTALRERMAKLAGAGRFGLGAGNAFNPFGMPMPSAKPTKPNTNYVSNNTRQKDDDEMTSLPQAIPVMPFADPTALNLLSKKKTQEQVESKTKSDEKEQEINEDEPETPTMSETSGHEYKKLLGGVNPHVQKGMPSNTINPLDTPGEEADVEENIILDRKQSNLSASEVVSQKNIPGLASGTVDTDGISETLDPLFASTKIGDAQEAAAPAVSHMMDEVPTNTIQESTGYISSSEGGVTSEGMANVPLNNFSNSGAPPIPNTNKTSDNPDTSMSGTEEEDDEFYDSSEIASKHKDSNISAKQHFNSPPTSNVNTEQAQTTGAAPPPPPPPPSHRLSSTAGSMSFAHSKAPPPPPPVPSHAPVPPTFTESQHVPAVPAVQTKASEVVAPPIPSGIPPPPVPSHAPVPPTSTENQQLPAAPSIQTKAPEVVAPPIPSGIPPPPVPSHAPVPPTFTESQNVPAVPAVQTKAPEAVPPLPVPTSPSGAAPPIPVNVQQSPIKRSSTVESYPLSAKSGDTPCCAYDPSDNSQWWMRGELPETCIKGSKFKHIYEVQDIKVKKRLGEIWRLRDYYILFEDFSQLQLSFVFTGDSSKRPLFTQKFIPYQNDLSKLEELGKTSNIQIFQKTVGLLNQPISEGTMVTKVLSSLLNDFALIPTIGKRTFGICVFRYSPESAANNHFNEQDLSRVKPGDIIVLRKAKFQHKRLVHSSSTKEVGENNTLFSAIVTEYDFSKNKFRVIEDKGGKVVQNSYKLADMKSGKLRVFRAVPRSFVGW